The Cellulomonas sp. P24 genome contains a region encoding:
- a CDS encoding ThuA domain-containing protein has protein sequence MRQALVVRGGWEGHAPVQATDLFIPFLEAAGYAVRIESTPEVYADERMPEVDLIVQCYTMGTASREAVAGLRAAIAAGTGMMGWHGGIADSFRASSDYLHLIGGQFATHPSKAPEDLHGDETDNFLPYRVDLVPERSDHPVVAGLESFELTTEQYWVLTDGLCDVLATTTHPAPAWHPWHREVTCPSVWTRQWGEGRICVVTPGHSIDVLEHPTVRTLIERGMTWASR, from the coding sequence ATGCGGCAGGCTCTCGTGGTTCGCGGCGGCTGGGAGGGGCATGCGCCCGTCCAGGCGACGGACCTGTTCATCCCGTTCCTCGAGGCCGCCGGGTATGCGGTTCGGATCGAGTCCACCCCGGAGGTCTACGCCGACGAGCGGATGCCCGAGGTCGATCTCATCGTCCAGTGCTACACGATGGGCACCGCATCCCGGGAGGCCGTTGCCGGACTGCGCGCCGCCATCGCAGCCGGCACCGGGATGATGGGGTGGCACGGGGGGATCGCCGACTCCTTCCGGGCCAGCTCCGACTACCTGCACCTCATCGGCGGGCAGTTCGCCACGCACCCGAGCAAGGCGCCGGAGGATCTGCACGGCGACGAGACCGACAACTTCCTGCCGTACCGGGTGGACCTCGTCCCCGAACGGTCCGACCACCCCGTCGTCGCCGGCCTCGAGTCCTTCGAGCTCACCACCGAGCAGTACTGGGTGCTGACCGATGGTCTCTGCGACGTGCTCGCCACCACGACCCACCCCGCGCCGGCCTGGCACCCCTGGCATCGCGAGGTCACCTGCCCGTCCGTGTGGACCCGCCAGTGGGGAGAGGGCCGGATCTGCGTCGTCACCCCCGGGCACAGCATCGACGTGCTGGAGCACCCGACCGTCCGCACCCTGATCGAGAGAGGGATGACGTGGGCGAGCCGCTGA
- a CDS encoding maleylpyruvate isomerase family mycothiol-dependent enzyme encodes MATHDLDHLDELISAQAQFLATIGEVDPATPVPWCGGWLARDLVVHLASVHHWAAAQARGTDEAPLAQGTRALEDFYRACADELRDTLVELGPDAVGMTLLGPGPASFWRRRQLHETVVHLWDLRTAGGLGIDVRPEVWADTVDEVVTVMQPRQVRLDRMPRLPSPIELVATDIDRVWRLDTADDGPAVARVHAAASVLALILWGRRSPEDADVEVAGDGAALRAALVGPLTP; translated from the coding sequence ATGGCGACGCACGACCTGGACCATCTCGACGAGCTGATCAGCGCCCAGGCGCAGTTCCTGGCGACGATCGGCGAAGTCGATCCGGCGACGCCCGTGCCCTGGTGCGGGGGCTGGCTCGCGCGCGACCTCGTCGTCCACCTGGCGAGCGTCCACCACTGGGCGGCCGCGCAGGCGCGCGGCACTGACGAAGCGCCTCTTGCGCAGGGGACGCGCGCGCTCGAGGACTTCTACCGCGCGTGCGCCGACGAGCTGCGGGACACGCTGGTCGAGCTGGGTCCGGATGCCGTCGGGATGACGTTGCTCGGCCCGGGTCCGGCGTCGTTCTGGCGCCGTCGGCAGCTCCACGAGACGGTCGTGCACCTCTGGGACCTGCGGACCGCCGGTGGACTCGGGATCGACGTGCGCCCCGAGGTGTGGGCGGACACCGTGGACGAGGTCGTGACCGTGATGCAGCCCCGTCAGGTGCGTCTGGACCGGATGCCGCGGCTGCCGTCGCCGATCGAGCTCGTGGCCACCGACATCGATCGCGTCTGGCGGCTCGACACCGCTGACGACGGACCAGCCGTCGCCCGGGTGCACGCTGCGGCATCGGTCCTGGCCCTGATCCTGTGGGGGCGGCGGTCGCCGGAGGACGCGGACGTCGAGGTCGCGGGGGACGGTGCAGCGCTGCGCGCGGCGCTGGTCGGACCGCTCACGCCCTGA
- a CDS encoding VOC family protein: MSIRHEAWPAGTPAWTDLSVPDRVTAQNFYRTLFGWSVADGPAEMGYYANAELRGEKVAGIAQQMPEQQGMPPAWLTYLATDDAEATSAAVTAAGGTVLAPVMAVMDFGSMGVFADPTGAVFGIWQSGTHTGATIANEPGAVIWNEVMTTDFAAATAFYAAVFGYTYTDMSGGDFVYATFEVDGVTRGGIGAIGAETGPLPSHWLTYFATGDTDASVALVTEHGGSLVREPWDSPYGRMAVVTGPTGETFALMGMSDATETGEGGD; encoded by the coding sequence ATGAGCATTCGACACGAGGCCTGGCCCGCCGGAACCCCCGCCTGGACCGATCTCTCGGTCCCCGACCGGGTGACCGCGCAGAACTTCTACCGCACCCTGTTCGGCTGGTCGGTCGCCGATGGCCCGGCCGAGATGGGGTACTACGCCAACGCCGAGCTGCGCGGCGAGAAGGTCGCCGGCATCGCCCAGCAGATGCCGGAGCAGCAGGGCATGCCGCCGGCCTGGCTGACCTACCTCGCGACGGACGACGCCGAGGCCACGTCTGCGGCCGTGACGGCCGCCGGCGGTACCGTGCTCGCCCCCGTGATGGCGGTCATGGACTTCGGGTCGATGGGCGTGTTCGCCGACCCGACCGGTGCGGTGTTCGGCATCTGGCAGTCCGGGACCCACACGGGTGCGACCATCGCCAACGAACCCGGCGCGGTGATCTGGAACGAGGTCATGACCACCGACTTCGCGGCCGCGACGGCCTTCTACGCCGCGGTGTTCGGCTACACGTACACCGACATGAGCGGCGGCGACTTCGTCTATGCGACGTTCGAGGTCGACGGCGTGACCCGGGGCGGCATCGGCGCGATCGGCGCGGAGACGGGTCCGTTGCCCTCGCACTGGCTCACGTACTTCGCGACCGGCGACACCGACGCCTCGGTCGCGCTCGTCACCGAGCACGGCGGGAGCCTGGTCCGGGAGCCGTGGGACTCGCCCTACGGTCGGATGGCGGTCGTCACCGGCCCCACCGGAGAGACGTTCGCCCTGATGGGAATGTCGGACGCGACCGAGACCGGCGAGGGCGGCGACTGA
- a CDS encoding bifunctional FO biosynthesis protein CofGH — MSVEQSFVPSSSALRRALRRADDGVTLDRTEAETLLHARGADLDRLLTAAGRVRDAGLDRAGRPGVITYSRKVFIPLTHLCRDRCHYCAFVQTPTQLAREGKAPYLSPDEVLAIASEGAALGCKEALFTLGDRPEDRWPAAREWLDAHGYDSTLAYLRAMAIRVLEETGLLPHLNPGVMSWEEIQRLKPVAPSMGMMLETTSSRLWTTPGQAHHGSPDKDPELRLRVLEDAGRSGVPFTTGVLLGIGETYAERVDAMFAIRASDRRHGHVQETIVQNFRAKDRTVMRAADDLATEEYAAAVAVTRLVLGPRARVQAPPNLTDPTELGLLVRAGIDDWGGVSPLTPDHVNPERPWPHVDDLARLTAEAGFTLRERLTAHPHYVRAGEPWIDPRVLPHVRALADGDGLAVEGRVPVGRPWQEPDPQWGSSGRVDLNVEIDTIGRTGDRRGDFDAVYGDWEALREEVLGADEARATAADGDGAAPASDDDAAPGRSTPARRAAGPVPLTSGSDPAVRAALLRAESDPAGLTDAEYLTLFSAQGPDLEALAGLADRIRADVNGDVVSYVVNRNINFTNVCYTGCRFCAFAQRRTDADAFTLSIAQVGDRVDEAWSIGATEICMQGGIHPDLPGTAYFDLAREVKARRPDIHLHAFSPMEIVNGASRTGLSFRDFLTAAREAGVDTIPGTAAEILDDDVRWVLTKGKLPAATWVEIVTAAHEVGLRSSATMMYGHVDNPTHWVGHLRTLAAIQDRTGGFTEFVPLPFVHMNAPVYLAGVARPGPTVQENRAVHAIARLMLHGRIDHVQTSWVKLGVEGTHAMLRGGADDLGGTLMEETISRMAGADNGSEKTIAELEQMVGEIGRTPQQRTTEYGVPSAERVETARKFADIGFAATGRSLKVLPMAL; from the coding sequence ATGTCCGTCGAGCAGTCGTTCGTGCCGTCGTCCTCCGCCCTCCGCCGTGCGCTGCGCCGCGCCGACGACGGGGTCACCCTGGACCGCACCGAGGCGGAGACCCTGTTGCATGCCCGTGGCGCCGACCTCGACCGGCTGCTCACCGCCGCCGGTCGGGTGCGTGACGCGGGCCTGGACCGCGCCGGTCGCCCCGGGGTGATCACGTACTCGCGCAAGGTCTTCATCCCGTTGACCCACCTGTGCCGGGACCGCTGTCACTACTGCGCGTTCGTCCAGACCCCGACCCAGCTCGCGCGTGAGGGCAAGGCGCCGTACCTCTCGCCGGACGAGGTGCTCGCGATCGCATCCGAAGGAGCGGCCCTCGGCTGCAAGGAGGCGCTGTTCACGCTCGGCGACCGGCCGGAGGACCGCTGGCCGGCGGCACGCGAGTGGCTCGACGCGCACGGCTACGACTCGACGCTCGCATACCTGCGGGCGATGGCGATCCGGGTGCTCGAGGAGACCGGCCTGCTCCCGCACCTCAACCCCGGGGTGATGTCCTGGGAGGAGATCCAGCGGCTCAAGCCCGTCGCGCCGTCGATGGGCATGATGCTCGAGACGACGAGCAGCCGGCTCTGGACCACGCCGGGCCAGGCGCACCACGGCTCTCCGGACAAGGACCCGGAGCTGCGGCTGCGGGTCCTCGAGGACGCCGGGCGCTCGGGCGTCCCGTTCACCACCGGTGTACTGCTCGGCATCGGCGAGACGTACGCCGAGCGGGTCGACGCGATGTTCGCGATCCGCGCCTCGGACCGGCGCCACGGGCACGTGCAGGAGACGATCGTCCAGAACTTCCGTGCGAAGGATCGCACCGTCATGCGGGCTGCCGACGACCTCGCCACCGAGGAGTACGCCGCGGCCGTCGCGGTCACCCGGCTCGTGCTCGGACCGAGGGCGCGCGTGCAGGCCCCGCCCAACCTGACCGACCCGACCGAGCTCGGTCTGCTGGTGCGCGCGGGGATCGACGACTGGGGTGGGGTGAGCCCGCTGACCCCGGACCACGTCAACCCCGAGCGACCGTGGCCGCACGTCGACGACCTCGCACGGCTCACGGCCGAGGCCGGCTTCACGCTGCGCGAGCGGTTGACGGCGCACCCGCACTACGTCCGGGCCGGTGAGCCCTGGATCGACCCGCGGGTCCTGCCGCACGTGCGCGCGCTCGCGGACGGTGACGGGCTCGCGGTCGAGGGCCGGGTCCCGGTCGGGCGCCCGTGGCAGGAGCCCGACCCGCAGTGGGGGTCGTCCGGGCGCGTCGACCTGAACGTCGAGATCGACACGATCGGTCGCACCGGGGACCGCCGGGGAGACTTCGACGCGGTCTATGGCGACTGGGAGGCGCTCCGCGAGGAGGTCCTCGGCGCAGACGAGGCACGTGCAACGGCCGCGGACGGCGACGGTGCCGCACCGGCGTCCGACGACGACGCGGCCCCGGGGCGGTCGACTCCCGCCCGTCGCGCCGCCGGTCCGGTCCCGCTCACGTCCGGTTCCGACCCGGCGGTCCGTGCCGCGCTCCTGCGCGCCGAGTCCGACCCGGCGGGTCTCACCGACGCCGAGTACCTCACCCTCTTCTCCGCTCAGGGTCCCGATCTCGAGGCGCTCGCCGGTCTCGCCGACCGCATCCGCGCGGACGTCAACGGCGACGTCGTGTCCTACGTCGTCAACCGGAACATCAACTTCACCAACGTCTGCTACACGGGCTGCCGGTTCTGCGCGTTCGCCCAGCGGCGCACCGACGCGGACGCGTTCACGTTGTCGATCGCGCAGGTCGGGGACCGGGTCGACGAGGCCTGGTCGATCGGGGCGACGGAGATCTGCATGCAGGGCGGCATCCACCCGGACCTGCCCGGCACCGCGTACTTCGACCTCGCGCGCGAGGTCAAGGCGCGCCGCCCGGACATCCACCTGCACGCCTTCAGCCCGATGGAGATCGTCAACGGTGCGTCGCGCACCGGTCTGTCGTTCCGCGACTTCCTCACGGCTGCGCGTGAGGCGGGCGTCGACACGATCCCCGGGACGGCCGCCGAGATCCTCGACGACGACGTCCGCTGGGTGCTCACCAAGGGCAAGCTGCCGGCCGCCACGTGGGTCGAGATCGTCACCGCCGCGCACGAGGTCGGGCTGCGGTCCTCGGCGACGATGATGTACGGCCACGTGGACAACCCGACGCACTGGGTCGGCCACCTGCGCACCCTCGCCGCGATCCAGGACCGGACCGGCGGCTTCACCGAGTTCGTCCCGCTGCCGTTCGTGCACATGAACGCGCCGGTCTACCTCGCCGGTGTCGCCCGGCCCGGTCCGACCGTCCAGGAGAACCGTGCGGTCCACGCGATCGCCCGGCTCATGCTGCACGGCCGGATCGACCACGTGCAGACGTCCTGGGTCAAGCTCGGCGTCGAGGGCACGCACGCGATGCTCCGGGGTGGCGCCGACGACCTCGGCGGCACGCTCATGGAGGAGACGATCAGCCGGATGGCCGGCGCCGACAACGGCTCCGAGAAGACCATCGCGGAGCTCGAGCAGATGGTCGGCGAGATCGGTCGCACCCCGCAGCAGCGCACGACCGAGTACGGCGTGCCGAGCGCCGAGCGCGTCGAGACGGCCCGGAAGTTCGCGGACATCGGGTTCGCGGCGACCGGCCGGTCGCTCAAGGTGCTGCCGATGGCGCTCTGA
- a CDS encoding MarP family serine protease yields MNLVTLLIVVALIIGAVRGYQLGLGQVVLPTAGLVGGFLLGVRLVPYGMQLVDQPLAKLAVAILGTAALATLGAAIGSAVARRFDHASDRLHLGPITRTLGAALQAAMVLVLAWLLASGLTNVTAYDLGKQVQSSPIIQALNATLPAPPDIVSRLRALIRPNGFPNVFLAGEPQPTPVTPGAPVDPAVVLTAERSVVKVVGIGCGGLVEGSGFVVSPGVVVTNAHVVAGVHGLVVEDPTGKHEATVVHFDPDEDVAVLHVPSLRDPAIATDPDLVASGSSAAVLGHPGGGSLRANDAVILSEMTAIGQNIYDQGTVRRHIYEVAATIEPGNSGGPLIGTDGRVIGIVFAKSVSQENVGYALVWGEVAPQVEASLASTAPVATGACSAG; encoded by the coding sequence ATGAACCTCGTCACGCTGCTCATCGTCGTCGCCCTGATCATCGGCGCCGTCCGGGGGTACCAGCTCGGCCTCGGGCAGGTCGTGCTGCCGACGGCCGGTCTGGTCGGCGGCTTCCTGCTCGGTGTCAGGCTCGTGCCGTACGGGATGCAGCTGGTGGACCAGCCCCTCGCGAAGCTCGCCGTCGCGATCCTCGGCACCGCTGCGCTCGCCACGCTCGGCGCCGCGATCGGCAGCGCCGTGGCACGCCGGTTCGACCACGCGAGCGACCGGCTGCACCTCGGCCCGATCACCCGGACCCTCGGCGCCGCGCTGCAGGCCGCGATGGTGCTCGTCCTCGCCTGGCTGCTGGCCTCCGGGCTCACCAACGTCACGGCCTACGACCTCGGCAAGCAGGTCCAGTCGTCGCCGATCATCCAGGCGCTCAACGCGACGCTCCCCGCGCCGCCCGACATCGTCTCGCGGTTGCGCGCCCTGATCCGTCCGAACGGGTTCCCGAACGTCTTCCTCGCCGGCGAGCCGCAGCCGACGCCGGTCACCCCAGGCGCACCCGTCGACCCCGCCGTGGTCCTGACGGCCGAGCGGTCGGTCGTGAAGGTCGTCGGCATCGGCTGCGGCGGGCTGGTCGAGGGGTCCGGGTTCGTGGTCTCCCCCGGCGTGGTGGTCACCAACGCGCACGTCGTCGCCGGCGTGCACGGACTCGTCGTCGAGGACCCGACCGGGAAGCACGAGGCGACGGTCGTGCACTTCGACCCGGATGAGGACGTCGCCGTACTCCACGTCCCGTCGCTCCGGGACCCGGCGATCGCCACCGACCCCGACCTCGTCGCCTCGGGCTCCTCCGCTGCGGTCCTCGGCCACCCGGGCGGCGGATCGCTCCGGGCGAACGACGCCGTCATCCTGTCCGAGATGACGGCGATCGGGCAGAACATCTACGACCAGGGCACGGTCCGCCGGCACATCTACGAGGTCGCCGCGACGATCGAGCCGGGCAACTCGGGCGGACCGCTGATCGGCACGGACGGGCGCGTGATCGGCATCGTGTTCGCGAAGTCCGTCAGCCAGGAGAACGTCGGCTACGCGCTCGTCTGGGGTGAGGTGGCACCTCAGGTGGAGGCGTCGCTCGCGTCGACGGCACCCGTGGCGACGGGCGCCTGCAGCGCCGGGTGA
- a CDS encoding Gfo/Idh/MocA family protein gives MGEPLRVGVVGCGNISTQYLTTLTAADDLTVVAVTDLDAARAEAAAQTYGTRAVGITDIYAMDEVEWILNLTTPALHEEVALTAIANGRSVYTEKPLCASLAAAERVAAAARDAGVALGVAPDTVLGTGLQTARSVLDAGVLGRPVFATATMAAAGHERWHPAPDFYYAPGGGPLLDMGPYYLSALITLLGPVAAVYGAGSRTRDERIIASGPRAGARIGVTVDSHVTAILEHDSGVLSTIVMSFDAPASTAPRIEVHGEAGSMVVPDPNRFDGDVLVHAVGGTWQPVAPSAGYVGAGRGCGLIDVARSHDRRTGRATAELGLHVLDTMETVLRSVVEHARLEVSSTCLVPPAVPLTHVPSSGAGA, from the coding sequence GTGGGCGAGCCGCTGAGAGTCGGCGTCGTCGGCTGCGGCAACATCAGCACGCAGTACCTGACCACGCTCACCGCCGCCGACGACCTCACCGTCGTGGCGGTCACGGACCTCGACGCGGCGCGCGCGGAGGCTGCCGCGCAGACCTACGGGACCCGCGCGGTCGGCATCACCGACATCTACGCGATGGACGAGGTCGAGTGGATCCTCAACCTCACCACGCCTGCGCTGCACGAGGAGGTCGCGCTCACCGCGATCGCGAACGGTCGCTCCGTGTACACGGAGAAGCCGCTGTGCGCGAGCCTCGCCGCCGCCGAACGGGTGGCCGCCGCGGCCCGGGACGCCGGGGTGGCCCTCGGTGTCGCCCCCGACACCGTGCTCGGCACCGGCCTGCAGACCGCGCGGTCGGTGCTCGACGCAGGGGTGCTCGGCCGCCCGGTCTTCGCCACCGCCACGATGGCGGCCGCCGGGCACGAACGCTGGCATCCCGCCCCGGACTTCTACTACGCGCCCGGGGGCGGCCCGCTGCTGGACATGGGCCCGTACTACCTCTCGGCCCTGATCACGCTGCTCGGACCGGTTGCGGCGGTGTACGGCGCCGGCAGCCGGACGCGCGACGAGCGCATCATCGCCTCCGGACCGCGAGCCGGTGCACGGATCGGCGTCACGGTGGACAGCCACGTCACGGCGATCCTCGAGCACGACTCCGGCGTGCTCTCGACGATCGTCATGAGCTTCGACGCACCGGCGTCGACCGCCCCCCGCATCGAGGTCCACGGCGAGGCCGGGTCGATGGTGGTACCGGACCCCAACCGGTTCGACGGCGACGTGCTGGTGCACGCCGTCGGCGGCACGTGGCAGCCGGTGGCACCGTCGGCCGGGTACGTCGGGGCCGGGCGCGGTTGCGGGTTGATCGACGTGGCCCGCAGCCACGACCGCCGCACGGGGCGCGCCACCGCCGAGCTCGGGCTCCACGTCCTGGACACGATGGAGACCGTGCTCCGCTCGGTGGTCGAGCACGCGCGCCTGGAGGTCTCGAGCACATGCCTCGTCCCGCCGGCGGTCCCGCTCACCCACGTGCCGTCGTCAGGAGCGGGCGCCTGA
- a CDS encoding response regulator transcription factor — MTATTGLVVVAEDDPAVASLLRLYLGRDGFGVETYADGSVALQAIQSHHPVAVVLDIGLQGIDGIEVCRRLRASGDHTPVLFVTARDDEVDRVLGLELGADDYITKPFSPRELVARVRAVLRRARPDGMDDPRVVLGDVTLDVAQHRVWNHGDEVDLTATEFDLLAHLMRHPGRVWQRDELLATVWGYSAAAGSRTVDVHVSQLRTKLGAGCPIRTVRGVGYAADARGDGR; from the coding sequence GTGACCGCGACGACCGGGCTCGTCGTCGTCGCCGAGGACGACCCGGCCGTCGCCAGCCTGCTCCGGCTCTACCTGGGTCGCGACGGCTTCGGCGTCGAGACCTACGCCGACGGCTCCGTCGCCCTGCAGGCGATCCAGTCGCACCACCCGGTCGCCGTCGTGCTCGACATCGGCCTGCAGGGCATCGACGGCATCGAGGTGTGCCGTCGACTGCGCGCGAGCGGCGACCACACGCCGGTGCTGTTCGTCACGGCACGCGACGACGAGGTCGACCGCGTGCTCGGCCTCGAGCTCGGGGCGGACGACTACATCACCAAGCCGTTCAGCCCCCGCGAGCTCGTCGCACGCGTGCGGGCCGTCCTGCGTCGCGCCCGACCCGACGGCATGGACGACCCGCGCGTCGTGCTGGGCGACGTCACCCTCGACGTCGCCCAGCACCGCGTGTGGAACCACGGGGACGAGGTCGACCTCACCGCGACCGAGTTCGACCTGCTCGCGCACCTCATGCGGCACCCGGGTCGGGTCTGGCAGCGGGACGAGCTCCTCGCCACGGTGTGGGGGTACAGCGCCGCTGCGGGCAGCCGCACCGTCGACGTCCACGTGTCCCAGCTCCGGACGAAGCTCGGTGCCGGGTGCCCGATCCGGACGGTGCGAGGCGTCGGGTACGCCGCCGATGCTCGCGGAGACGGCCGATGA
- a CDS encoding HAMP domain-containing sensor histidine kinase, with translation MSTLGPAPDAHVPHAHAMSVTTRITLLCVGVALVAAVLASAATARALVAAERASEPVTLRQAVQDLRTPDAALNRAARTVERRPIVVQSLLLSMGVGLAVGAAAGGSLARVLTRPLRRTTETARAMGAGRRDLRVPVEGPPEIADVAVSINELADALQHSEDRQRRFLLSVSHELRTPLTAVRGFAESIADGVVTGADAGQAGRVILAESQRLEGLVRDLLDLARLGADDFRLDLAAVDLDALLGHAETVWRTRAGSDVDLRVERPGHAIVLRTDPARLRQVIDGLAENALRLAPRGAPVVLSLRDPSPADPERTRAVLQVRDGGPGLAAEDYAVAFEPGVLGERYRDDRPGGVGIGLSLVHGLVQRLGGAIVAGPAPEGGAAFTVYLGDAP, from the coding sequence ATGAGCACGCTCGGCCCGGCCCCGGACGCCCACGTGCCGCACGCGCACGCGATGTCCGTGACGACGCGGATCACGCTCCTGTGCGTCGGTGTCGCCCTCGTCGCCGCCGTGCTCGCGAGCGCCGCGACCGCACGCGCCCTGGTTGCCGCCGAGCGCGCGAGCGAGCCGGTGACGTTGCGGCAGGCGGTGCAGGACCTGCGTACCCCCGACGCGGCCCTCAACCGCGCCGCCCGCACCGTCGAGCGTCGCCCGATCGTCGTCCAGTCCCTGCTGCTGTCCATGGGTGTGGGCCTCGCGGTCGGGGCGGCCGCCGGCGGCTCGCTGGCGCGCGTCCTCACGCGCCCGCTCCGGCGGACGACCGAGACCGCGCGTGCGATGGGTGCCGGACGCCGCGACCTCCGGGTGCCCGTCGAGGGCCCGCCCGAGATCGCGGACGTCGCCGTGAGCATCAACGAGCTCGCCGACGCCCTGCAGCACAGCGAGGACCGCCAGCGCCGGTTCCTCCTGTCGGTGTCCCACGAGCTGCGCACCCCGCTGACCGCCGTCCGCGGCTTCGCGGAGTCGATCGCGGACGGGGTCGTCACCGGTGCGGACGCCGGGCAGGCGGGACGAGTGATCCTCGCCGAGTCCCAGCGGCTCGAGGGGCTCGTGCGCGACCTGCTCGACCTTGCCCGTCTCGGCGCGGACGACTTCCGGCTGGACCTCGCAGCGGTCGACCTCGATGCCCTCCTCGGGCACGCCGAGACCGTGTGGCGCACGCGGGCCGGCAGCGACGTCGACCTCCGGGTCGAGCGGCCCGGGCACGCGATCGTGCTGCGCACCGACCCCGCACGCCTCCGGCAGGTGATCGACGGTCTCGCCGAGAACGCGCTGCGACTGGCCCCGCGGGGCGCCCCCGTCGTGCTCTCGCTCCGCGACCCGAGCCCGGCGGACCCCGAGCGCACGCGGGCCGTTCTCCAGGTCCGCGACGGCGGCCCCGGACTCGCCGCCGAGGACTACGCGGTCGCGTTCGAGCCGGGCGTGCTCGGCGAGCGGTACCGCGACGACCGCCCCGGAGGTGTCGGCATCGGGCTGTCGCTCGTGCACGGGCTCGTGCAGCGCCTCGGCGGAGCGATCGTCGCCGGCCCAGCGCCGGAGGGGGGCGCGGCGTTCACGGTCTACCTCGGCGACGCACCCTGA
- a CDS encoding alpha/beta hydrolase translates to MRPPFALARAVALVSVGVVVLAGCTAPKHQVTLPTSGRTSSSGPSAQASSGPAGFDKYYGQTIDWTTCGSLQCATIEAPMDWSDPSSPSISLAMIRSVATGKTVLGSLLVNPGGPGGSGVDLLSSGNFLPTVGADLKAAYDIVSFDPRGVGRSSAVKCLDASGMDQLNAATFDFSKDSQVAAAEALYGKFAAACKENTGPLLAHVDTVSAARDMDLMRAVLGDAKLTYLGYSYGTQLGATYAELFPTKVGRMVLDGAIDPTQTSTEMAIGQAKGFEGALRAYVKDCEAGADCPLTGTVDHGLQQIHDLTERAKSTPLPTGTSRPLTGSLAFYGIAVTLYTQENWKYLTQALQLALQKNDGSGLLSLADYYFDRNKDGTYSSNTTEAFLAINCLDEPSDSNLAAMRAEDAQIVAAAPTLGSFFAYSGTICKDWPYPKVQSPTSYHAAGAPPIVVIGTTNDPATPYASAQALAKELDSGVLLTYQGEGHTAYGRSNSCILNAVDEYFVSGTVPPDGKTC, encoded by the coding sequence GTGCGTCCACCCTTCGCCCTCGCTCGGGCTGTTGCTCTCGTCTCCGTCGGTGTCGTCGTCCTGGCAGGGTGCACCGCCCCCAAGCACCAGGTGACGTTGCCGACCTCGGGGAGGACGTCGTCGAGCGGACCGTCCGCGCAGGCGAGCAGCGGTCCCGCAGGGTTCGACAAGTACTACGGCCAGACGATCGACTGGACGACGTGCGGCAGCCTGCAGTGCGCGACGATCGAGGCGCCGATGGACTGGTCCGACCCGTCGAGCCCCTCGATCTCCCTGGCGATGATCCGTTCGGTGGCCACCGGCAAGACGGTGCTCGGCTCGCTGCTCGTCAACCCGGGCGGACCGGGAGGGTCGGGCGTGGACCTCCTCTCGAGCGGCAACTTCCTGCCGACCGTCGGCGCGGACCTCAAGGCGGCGTACGACATCGTCAGCTTCGACCCGCGCGGCGTCGGGCGGTCGTCGGCGGTGAAGTGCCTGGACGCCTCCGGGATGGACCAGCTCAACGCGGCGACGTTCGACTTCTCGAAGGACTCCCAGGTGGCCGCCGCGGAGGCGCTCTACGGGAAGTTCGCTGCGGCGTGCAAGGAGAACACCGGCCCGCTGCTCGCGCACGTGGACACCGTGAGCGCCGCACGCGACATGGACCTCATGCGGGCGGTGCTCGGCGATGCGAAGCTGACGTACCTCGGGTACTCCTACGGGACCCAGCTCGGGGCGACGTACGCGGAGCTCTTCCCGACCAAGGTCGGCCGGATGGTGCTCGACGGCGCGATCGACCCGACGCAGACCTCGACCGAGATGGCGATCGGGCAGGCGAAGGGCTTCGAGGGTGCCCTCCGGGCTTACGTGAAGGACTGCGAGGCCGGCGCGGACTGCCCGTTGACGGGCACGGTCGACCACGGGCTGCAGCAGATCCATGACCTCACCGAGCGGGCCAAGAGCACCCCGCTGCCGACCGGGACGTCACGCCCGCTGACGGGCTCGCTCGCGTTCTACGGCATCGCCGTGACGCTGTACACGCAGGAGAACTGGAAGTACCTCACCCAGGCGCTCCAGCTCGCGCTGCAGAAGAACGACGGCTCCGGGCTGCTGTCCCTCGCGGACTACTACTTCGACCGCAACAAGGACGGCACGTACTCCTCGAACACGACCGAGGCGTTCCTGGCGATCAACTGCCTCGACGAGCCGTCCGACTCGAACCTCGCCGCGATGCGCGCCGAGGACGCCCAGATCGTCGCCGCGGCACCGACCCTGGGGTCGTTCTTCGCGTACAGCGGCACGATCTGCAAGGACTGGCCGTACCCGAAGGTCCAGTCGCCGACGTCCTACCACGCGGCCGGCGCCCCGCCGATCGTCGTCATCGGGACGACGAACGACCCGGCGACGCCGTACGCGTCGGCGCAGGCGCTCGCCAAGGAGCTCGACTCGGGTGTGCTGCTGACGTACCAGGGTGAGGGACACACCGCGTACGGGCGCTCCAACAGCTGCATCCTCAACGCCGTCGACGAGTACTTCGTCTCGGGGACGGTGCCGCCGGACGGCAAGACCTGCTGA